Proteins from a single region of Chryseomicrobium sp. FSL W7-1435:
- a CDS encoding TetR/AcrR family transcriptional regulator translates to MKKEKPKYRQIIDAAIVVIAENGYHQSQVSKIAKQAGVADGTIYLYFKNKEDILISVFDEKMEMFADRLREIIEEPITASDKLYKMVENHFTVLSADRHLATVTQLELRQSNLALRMRINAVLKNYLVLLDTILKEGIANGEFDKDMDIRLARQMVFGTIDETTTTWVMNEYKYNLVALSPKVHQLLSNAIKAE, encoded by the coding sequence ATGAAAAAGGAAAAGCCTAAATACCGACAAATCATTGATGCAGCCATAGTTGTGATTGCCGAGAACGGGTACCATCAATCCCAGGTCTCCAAAATTGCAAAGCAAGCAGGTGTAGCAGATGGAACCATCTATCTTTATTTTAAAAATAAAGAGGATATCTTGATTTCAGTATTTGATGAAAAGATGGAAATGTTTGCAGATCGCTTACGAGAGATTATTGAGGAGCCTATTACAGCTTCCGATAAACTTTACAAAATGGTCGAAAACCATTTCACAGTACTTTCAGCAGATCGCCATCTAGCGACTGTGACCCAGCTCGAGCTGCGCCAGTCGAATCTTGCACTTCGCATGCGTATCAATGCGGTCCTGAAAAATTATTTGGTTCTGCTGGATACAATCCTAAAAGAGGGCATTGCAAATGGAGAGTTCGATAAAGATATGGATATTCGCTTAGCGAGACAAATGGTCTTTGGTACAATTGATGAGACGACAACAACATGGGTGATGAACGAATACAAATATAATTTGGTAGCGCTCTCACCTAAAGTACACCAGTTATTGTCTAATGCAATAAAAGCTGAATAG
- a CDS encoding electron transfer flavoprotein subunit beta/FixA family protein, protein MNIYVLVKRTFDTEERIVVSGGHIQEDGAEFIINPYDEYAIEEAIQVRDAHGGEVTVITMGDEEAEKQLRTALAMGADKAVLINTEDVDDLDQFSAAHVLAEYLKDKDADLILAGNVAIDGGSGQVGPRVAELLGINCVTTITNLEINGDTVSIKRDVEGDTEELETKLPLLVTAQQGLNEPRYPSLPGIMKAKKKPLEELELDDLDIDEDDVVAKTETIEIYLPPKKEAGKVLQGDLQDQVKELVGLLRTEAKVI, encoded by the coding sequence ATGAATATTTATGTATTAGTGAAACGTACATTTGACACAGAAGAAAGAATCGTCGTATCAGGTGGACACATTCAAGAAGACGGAGCAGAGTTCATCATCAATCCTTACGATGAATATGCAATCGAAGAAGCTATCCAAGTACGCGACGCGCACGGTGGAGAAGTAACTGTTATCACTATGGGTGACGAAGAAGCTGAAAAGCAACTTCGCACAGCACTTGCTATGGGTGCCGACAAAGCAGTTCTAATCAATACAGAAGACGTGGATGACTTAGATCAATTTAGCGCAGCACACGTTCTTGCTGAATATTTGAAAGACAAAGATGCAGACCTAATCCTAGCGGGAAATGTAGCTATCGATGGTGGTTCTGGTCAAGTGGGTCCACGTGTTGCAGAATTACTAGGCATTAACTGTGTAACAACTATCACAAACCTTGAAATCAATGGAGATACGGTTTCCATTAAACGTGATGTTGAGGGAGACACAGAAGAGCTTGAAACGAAGTTGCCACTTTTAGTAACAGCACAACAAGGTTTAAACGAACCACGTTATCCATCTCTTCCAGGTATCATGAAGGCGAAGAAAAAGCCTTTAGAAGAGCTTGAGTTGGATGATTTAGATATCGACGAAGACGATGTAGTAGCAAAAACAGAGACAATTGAAATCTATCTTCCTCCGAAAAAAGAGGCTGGAAAAGTTCTTCAAGGAGATCTTCAAGATCAAGTGAAAGAATTAGTCGGCTTACTTCGCACGGAAGCAAAAGTGATTTAA
- a CDS encoding enoyl-CoA hydratase, giving the protein MEFLSWETQDHVATVTINRPPANALSRQLILEINEFLDQVEGDDTVRVIVFKGEGRFFSAGADIKEFTSISSGEEFSKLAKNGQDIFERVETFSKPIIAAIHGAALGGGLEFAMSCHMRVVTETTKLGLPELQLGLIPGFAGTQRLPRYVGFAKAAEMLLTSDPISGKEAAHYGLANRAVEEDQLEATVVELAKKIAKKSPVAMKHALEMLQYTKHDSYYKGVDAEAHSFGTVFVSEDAKEGISAFLEKRQPNFKGN; this is encoded by the coding sequence ATGGAATTTCTTTCATGGGAAACACAGGATCATGTGGCAACTGTCACAATAAATCGACCACCAGCAAACGCACTATCACGTCAGTTGATTTTAGAAATCAATGAATTTTTAGATCAAGTAGAAGGTGACGACACTGTTCGTGTCATTGTCTTCAAAGGGGAAGGACGCTTTTTCTCTGCTGGTGCAGACATAAAAGAATTTACGTCCATTAGCAGTGGAGAAGAATTTTCAAAGCTTGCTAAAAATGGCCAAGACATTTTTGAACGCGTAGAAACGTTCTCTAAACCAATCATTGCCGCCATTCATGGAGCAGCATTAGGTGGCGGGTTAGAATTTGCAATGAGTTGCCACATGCGTGTTGTGACAGAAACTACAAAACTTGGTCTACCAGAATTGCAGTTAGGGTTGATTCCTGGTTTTGCAGGAACTCAGCGTCTACCACGTTATGTAGGTTTTGCGAAAGCTGCTGAAATGCTTCTTACAAGTGATCCTATTTCGGGGAAAGAAGCGGCTCATTATGGCTTAGCAAATCGCGCTGTAGAAGAAGACCAGTTAGAAGCAACCGTAGTAGAACTTGCAAAGAAAATCGCTAAGAAAAGTCCAGTTGCTATGAAACATGCTTTAGAGATGTTGCAGTATACAAAGCATGATTCGTACTATAAAGGTGTCGACGCAGAAGCGCACTCTTTTGGAACCGTTTTCGTGTCAGAAGATGCCAAAGAAGGAATTTCTGCGTTTTTAGAAAAACGCCAACCGAACTTTAAAGGAAACTAA